A single region of the Salvia splendens isolate huo1 chromosome 18, SspV2, whole genome shotgun sequence genome encodes:
- the LOC121777991 gene encoding cyclic nucleotide-gated ion channel 4-like has protein sequence MPNRQEQQGLGYNYATSSDSDDPEELEEEEAINSEICSGNCGFLRLERRLWGRVLDPRAAWVQEWNRLFLLVCAVGLFVDPLFFYTLSISESCMCLFVDGWFAVTVTVLRCMIDALHLWNVWLQFNMNRSPDDRRVHDRASVAFKYLKSRKGFSFDLFVILPLPQIVIWVIIPKLLERGWTTVVMTVLLVMFVFQYLPKIYHSVCLLRRMQNFSGTYIFSSVWWGIALNMIAYFVASHAVGACWYLLGIQRGARCLRDQCTTTKGCDIKMMACQHSIYYGNKDLISDRTRFIWGENRHARSSCLQNYDNFDYGVYKWTVQLVTNNNRLEKVLFPIFWGLMTLSTFGNLESTTDWLEVVFIIIVLTTGLLLVTMLIGNIKVFLHATTSKKQAMQLKMRNIEWWMRKRRLPQAFKQRVRNYERQRWAAMRGVDECEMTRNLPEGLRRDIKYHLCLDLVRQVPLFQHMDNLVLENICDRVKSLIFTKGETISREGDPVQRMLFIVRGHLQSSQFLRDGVKSCCMLGPGNFSGDELLSWCLRRPFVERLPPSSSSLVTLETTEAFGLEAEDVKYVTQHFRYTFVSEKVKRSARYYSPGWRTWAAVAIQLAWRRYRHRLTLTSLSFIRPRRPLSRCSSLGEDRLRLYTALLTSPKPNHDDFDF, from the exons ATGCCGAATCGCCAAGAGCAGCAAGGCCTCGGCTACAATTACGCCACCAGCTCCGATTCCGACGATCCAGAAGAATTGGAAGAAGAGGAAGCTATCAATTCGGAAATCTGCAGCGGCAATTGTGGATTCCTCCGCCTCGAGCGGCGGCTCTGGGGGCGAGTCCTCGACCCCAGGGCCGCGTGGGTGCAGGAGTGGAAccgcctcttcctcctcgtGTGCGCGGTGGGGCTGTTTGTGGACCCGCTATTCTTCTACACGCTGTCGATAAGCGAGAGCTGCATGTGCCTCTTCGTCGACGGGTGGTTCGCCGTCACCGTCACCGTCCTGCGCTGCATGATCGACGCGCTGCACCTCTGGAACGTGTGGCTGCAGTTCAACATGAACCGCAGCCCGGACGACCGGAGAGTGCATGACCGCGCCTCGGTCGCCTTCAAGTACCTCAAGTCGCGCAAGGGCTTCTCGTTCGACCTCTTCGTCATCCTCCCCTTGCCCCAG ATAGTAATCTGGGTGATCATCCCGAAGCTTCTAGAAAGAGGATGGACGACGGTGGTGATGACGGTGTTGTTGGTAATGTTCGTGTTCCAATACTTGCCCAAAATCTACCACTCGGTGTGCCTGCTCCGCCGCATGCAAAATTTCTCCGGCACCTACATTTTCAGCTCCGTTTGGTGGGGCATTGCTCTCAACATGATCGCCTACTTTGTGGCGTCCCAC GCTGTAGGGGCGTGCTGGTACTTGCTAGGCATCCAGCGAGGTGCGAGATGCTTGAGGGATCAATGCACGACGACCAAAGGCTGCGACATAAAAATGATGGCATGTCAACATTCAATTTACTATGGGAATAAAGATCTCATTAGTGATAGAACGAGATTCATATGGGGAGAGAATAGGCATGCGAGGTCTTCATGCCTTCAAAATTACGACAATTTTGACTATGGCGTTTATAAGTGGACCGTGCAGCTCGTCACCAATAATAACCGTCTCGAGAAAGTACTGTTTCCCATATTTTGGGGACTGATGACTCTCAG TACTTTTGGGAACCTAGAGAGCACGACTGACTGGTTAGAAGTGGTGTTCATTATTATTGTCCTCACCACCGGACTGTTGCTCGTCACAATGTTAATCGGTAACATCAAG GTTTTCTTGCACGCGACTACGTCGAAGAAGCAAGCGATGCAGTTGAAGATGCGGAATATAGAATGGTGGATGAGAAAGAGGCGGCTGCCGCAGGCATTCAAGCAGAGGGTGCGCAACTACGAGAGGCAACGGTGGGCGGCGATGCGCGGGGTCGATGAATGTGAGATGACTCGGAATCTTCCAGAAGGCCTCAGGAGAGACATCAAGTATCATCTGTGTTTGGACTTGGTGAGACAGGTGCCATTGTTCCAGCACATGGACAATCTCGTGCTCGAGAACATATGTGACCGAGTCAAATCTCTCATTTTCACAAAGGGAGAAACG ATATCAAGAGAAGGCGATCCGGTGCAAAGAATGCTCTTCATCGTGCGAGGCCATCTCCAAAGCAGCCAATTCCTCCGCGACGGCGTGAAGAGCTGCTGCATGCTCGGCCCGGGGAACTTCTCGGGAGACGAGCTCCTGTCGTGGTGCCTGAGGAGGCCATTCGTGGAGAGGCTCCCGCCGTCCTCCTCGTCCCTGGTGACCCTGGAGACGACGGAGGCCTTCGGGCTCGAGGCGGAGGACGTGAAGTACGTGACGCAGCACTTCCGGTACACGTTCGTGAGCGAGAAGGTGAAGAGGAGCGCGAGGTACTACTCGCCCGGGTGGCGGACGTGGGCGGCCGTGGCGATCCAGCTGGCGTGGAGGCGGTACCGGCACCGCCTCACGCTCACTTCGCTCTCTTTTATAAGGCCTCGGCGGCCGCTGTCGAGGTGCTCGTCGCTTGGGGAGGATAGGCTTAGGCTTTACACGGCTTTGCTCACTTCTCCTAAGCCTAATCatgatgattttgatttttga